The Episyrphus balteatus chromosome 4, idEpiBalt1.1, whole genome shotgun sequence genome includes a window with the following:
- the LOC129919023 gene encoding uncharacterized protein LOC129919023 — MLNIFQEPEIYESVSKYEYHTYSPYQNNFEKNDIIQICIQHQNLNVLPSESFLYVEGSLSKTDGKEIVSTRLVNNAMAFLFDEIRYELNGKEIDYNRNVGITTTIKNYLSLTKNESDMLLNASWSPDSDIYLKPLYFNYCIPLNKLLGFAEDYKKIIPNARHDLILTRSRMDENAIISPTDENVQVKLHKVQWRVPHVTLSDSMKLNLYKSINANSFMKIAFRNWDLYEYPMLSSSDHHIWNVKTTTQIEKPRYIVFALQTAKNKKISADPTTFDHCDLTDLKVYLNSDVYPHEDLNISFERNRYSLFYKMYTDFQRTYYNKTTTEPLLSWDLFKSRAPIFVIDCRHQNEALKTGPIDIRLEMRTSKNIPANTSAYCLMLHDRIIEYNPLDQVVNRIV; from the coding sequence ATGTTGAACATTTTCCAAGAGCCCGAAATCTATGAAAGTGTTTCTAAATATGAATATCATACTTACTCAccatatcaaaacaattttgaaaaaaatgacatCATTCAGATTTGCATACAACACCAAAATCTTAATGTTCTTCCTTCGGAAAGTTTTCTATATGTTGAAGGATCACTATCGAAGACAGATGGAAAAGAAATAGTCAGCACAAGACTTGTAAACAATGCAATGGCTTTTCTCTTCGACGAAATACGTTATGAGCTGAATGGAAAGGAAATTGATTACAATCGAAATGTGGGGATTACAACAACAATCAAAAACTATTTATCGTTGACAAAAAATGAGAGTGATATGCTTTTAAATGCTTCATGGTCTCCTGATTCAGATATTTATTTGAAACCATTATATTTTAACTACTGCATTCCATTGAATAAGCTTTTGGGTTTTGCtgaagattataaaaaaattattcccaaTGCTCGTCATGATCTAATTCTAACTCGTTCTAGGATGGATGAAAACGCTATAATCTCCCCAACTGATGAAAATGTACAAGTAAAACTACATAAGGTACAGTGGAGAGTACCGCACGTGACTTTATCAGATTCGATGAAATTAAATCTATATAAATCTATAAATGCAAatagttttatgaaaattgCTTTCCGAAACTGGGACCTCTATGAGTATCCTATGTTATCAAGCTCTGACCATCACATCTGGAACGTTAAAACAACAACGCAAATAGAAAAACCTCGATACATTGTATTTGCACTACAaactgcaaaaaataaaaaaatatctgctgATCCTACAACGTTTGACCATTGTGATTTAACAGACTTAAAAGTGTATTTAAACTCTGATGTATATCCTCATGAAGATCTTAATATTTCTTTCGAGAGAAATAGATATAGCTTGTTCTACAAAATGTATACGGATTTTCAAAGAACTTACTACAATAAAACCACCACTGAACCTTTGCTTTCTTGGGATCTATTTAAATCCCGTGCTCCAATTTTTGTTATAGACTGCAGACATCAAAATGAGGCTTTGAAAACAGGACCTATCGATATACGCTTGGAGATGAGAACATCAAAAAACATTCCTGCAAATACTTCAGCTTACTGCCTCATGCTTCATGATCGGATTATTGAATACAATCCACTTGACCAAGTTGTTAACAGAATTGTCTAA
- the LOC129919451 gene encoding uncharacterized protein LOC129919451 encodes MTRKGVLCYDYLDSIEKLSETELPPIESFRNSLVEEDCNQDDYNHAEKVWSHFKCSNLREYLEHYLITDVLILADIFEKFRIDSRTIYGLDPCHYYTLPGFSWDAMLKETGVKLELLTDINMYNFFAKGIRGGLTQCSLRHCKANNKYMVDYDSSKPSDYLMYLDANNLYGWAMSDYLPHSNFKWVEPPTNLDDIKGWLISNINIGYVLEVDLEYPLEIHDNHNDLPFCPSNISLSGKSDKKLIADLNNKVNYIIHYKTLIQCLDNGLVLKKIHRVMQFKQSQWLKKYIDLNNELRKKATTKFEKDQRKLCNNAVFGKTMENVDKRKDVRIVDSIESKGTHLGSRALIAKPNFHSILEFSETMAAIQLKRIHSVYNKPIYLGFCVLEISKYKMYDFHYAYMKPKFNDNLNLAYMDTDSFIYKIRTDDFYNDIRNDIIDKFDTSDYPHQNRYGIAQLNVKKLGFMKDENNGLIMKEFIGLRAKMYSIDIEDAALIKKAKGVKSSAVKKMSLQNYRDCLLHKQNFYSKMLNFRSKHHTIYTECINKLSLSSSDNKRFICSNNVNTLAWGHFRIELENDI; translated from the coding sequence ATGACTCGTAAGGGTGTTTTATGCTATGATTATTTAGattctatagaaaaattaaGTGAGACGGAGCTTCCTCCAATAGAATCATTTAGAAATTCTTTGGTTGAAGAGGATTGTAACCAAGATGATTATAATCATGCTGAGAAAGTTTGGTCACATTTTAAATGTAGTAATTTAAGAGAATATCTTGAACACTATTTAATTACAGACGTCTTAATTTTAGcagacatttttgaaaaatttagaattGATTCTAGAACAATTTATGGTCTAGATCCCTGTCACTATTATACATTGCCAGGTTTTTCGTGGGATGCTATGTTGAAAGAAACAGGTGTTAAGCTTGAACTTTTGACAGACATCAACATGTATAACTTTTTCGCTAAGGGTATAAGAGGAGGTTTAACACAATGTAGCTTGCGACATTGTaaagcaaataataaatatatggTTGATTATGATTCAAGTAAACCATCTGATTACTTAATGTACTTGGATGCTAATAACCTATACGGTTGGGCCATGTCTGATTACCTCCCACATTCAAACTTTAAATGGGTTGAACCTCCAACTAATTTAGATGATATTAAAGGCTGgttaatttcaaatataaacATTGGTTATGTTTTAGAAGTGGATCTCGAGTACCCCCTAGAAATACATGATAATCATAATGATCTTCCATTCTGTCCTTCAAACATTTCATTGTCTGGTAAATccgataaaaaattaattgctgATTTGAATAATAAAGTTAATTATATAATTCATTACAAAACATTAATTCAATGCCTTGATAATGGTTTGGTGCTTAAGAAAATTCATAGAGTGATGCAATTCAAACAATCTCAAtggcttaaaaaatatattgatttaaacaaTGAACTAAGAAAAAAAGCCACCACAAAGTTTGAAAAGGATCAACGTAAACTTTGCAATAATGCTGTATTCGGAAAAACTATGGAAAATGTAGACAAACGAAAAGATGTTCGAATTGTCGATTCTATAGAAAGCAAAGGTACCCATCTCGGTAGTCGCGCTCTTATAGCTAAACCTAATTTTCATAGCATATTAGAATTTTCGGAAACCATGGCTGCTATTCAGTTAAAACGAATTCACAGTGTATATAATAAGCCTATATACTTAGGTTTTTGTGTTTTGGAGATTTCAAAGTATAAAATGTACGACTTTCATTATGCATACATGAAACCTAAATTTAATGACAACCTAAATCTGGCCTACATGGATACcgattcatttatttataaaataagaacAGATGATTTCTATAATGATATAAGAAATGATATAATAGATAAATTTGATACTTCAGACTATCCACACCAAAACCGCTATGGTATTGCCCAGCTCAATGTTAAAAAGTTAGGATTTATGAAGGATGAAAATAATGGTCTAATAATGAAGGAATTTATAGGATTAAGAGCTAAAATGTATAGTATAGACATAGAAGATGCAGCTCTAATAAAAAAGGCTAAGGGTGTTAAATCATCagctgtaaaaaaaatgtctttacaAAATTACAGAGACTGTTTGCTACACAAACAAAACTTCTATAGTAAAATGTTGAACTTTAGATCTAAACATCATACTATATACACTGAAtgtataaacaaattaagtttaaGTTCTTCTGATAACAAAAGATTTATATGTAGCAATAATGTAAATACACTAGCTTGGGGTCATTTTCGAATAGAACTTGAAAATGACATATAA